A DNA window from Macadamia integrifolia cultivar HAES 741 chromosome 4, SCU_Mint_v3, whole genome shotgun sequence contains the following coding sequences:
- the LOC122077511 gene encoding ABC transporter A family member 2-like: protein MVNLQTGFPLISQQYKALLKKNLILSWRNRTSTLLQIFSSLFFIFLIFCINKATKHSSSMIENIIDPEPLVSPPIPPCEDKFYILTPCYDFVWSGNGSTRIRSIVSNIMAKNPGRPISPDRVKSFRTSDELDDWLYKDPMHCSGALHFFERNSTVISYGIQTNSTSVAKRGRYEDPTFKFQIPLQIAAEREIARSLIGDPNFSWVVGLKEYAHPAVEVISVAEAIGPTFFLAIAMFGFVFQISSLVAEKELKLRQAMSMMGLYESAYWLSWLTWEALMTILSAFFTVIFGLVFQLDFFLHNSFAVVLLLFFLFQLNMVAFAFLLAAFLTKSSASTTVGFSTFIIGFVTQLVTQFGFPYSDTYSKKYRIIWSFFPPNLLAKALSLLSDATKTPEDHGISWSARAKCPPSSPNCLMTIDMVYIWLLSTFFLWLFLAIYFDNIIPNSAGVRKSLFYFLNPGYWTGKGGGKVEEGGIFSCAGSIPPVDYVTPEDQDVLDEENVVKQQFNEGVVDPNVAVQLRGLAKTYPGTTNITGCCKCKRTPPYHAIKGLWMNLAKDQLFCLLGHNGAGKTTAISCLTGISPVTGGDALIYGYSVRSAVGMSSIRKMIGVCPQFDILWDALTSEEHLHLFASIKGLPPDSISTVVPELLAHVKLTKAAKVRSGSYSGGMKRRVSVAIALIGDPKLVILDEPTTGMDPITRRHVWDIIQDAKKGRAIVLTTHSMEEADILSDRIAIMAKGRLRCIGTSIRLKSRFGTGFIATVTFLNGDEVKKTETHHHRAVKDFFQHHLNVVPKEENKTFMTFVIPHDKEQLLANFFTELQNKEKEFGISDIQLGLTTLEEVFMNIAKQAELESALAEGNLVTLTLNSGASLEIPKGSRFVEVPETKSTENPGGVMVEVYWEEDDSGNIFISGHSSETPITPNIQSMVAPTLTNPTSFGRTEPMHGFGIDHK from the exons ATGGTGAATTTGCAGACGGGTTTTCCTCTAATAAGTCAGCAATACAAAGCACTGCTAAAGAAGAACCTCATACTCTCATGGAGAAACAGGACATCTACGTTGCTGCAAATCTTCTCTTcactcttcttcatctttcttattttctgcaTTAATAAAGCCACCAAACATTCTTCCTCTATGATTGAAAATATCATTGATCCAGAGCCCCTCGTCTCTCCCCCAATCCCTCCCTGCGAGGACAAGTTCTACATTTTGACTCCCTGCTATGACTTCGTTTGGAGTGGCAATGGAAGCACCAGGATAAGATCAATAGTGTCCAATATAATGGCTAAAAACCCAGGAAGGCCTATTTCTCCTGATAGG GTCAAATCATTTAGAACATCCGACGAATTAGATGACTGGCTTTACAAAGATCCTATGCATTGTTCTGGAGCTttgcatttctttgaaagaaattCTACTGTAATAAGCTATGGTATTCAGACTAACTCCACCTCTGTAGCAAAGCGAGGCAGATATGAGGACCctacttttaaatttcaaataccACTCCAAATTGCTGCAGAACGCGAAATTGCTAGGTCTTTGATAGGAG ATCCAAATTTTAGCTGGGTCGTCGGTCTCAAGGAATATGCACATCCTGCCGTGGAGGTTATCTCTGTTGCGGAGGCTATTGGACCGACATTTTTCCTTGCAATTGCAATGTTTGGTTTTGTCTTCCAAATTAGTTCTTTGGTTGCTGAGAAAGAACTCAAACTTCGCCAG GCAATGTCTATGATGGGTCTCTATGAATCTGCATATTGGCTTTCGTGGCTCACTTGGGAAGCCTTGATGACAATTCTCTCCGCATTTTTCACTGTTATCTTCGGATTGGTGTTCCAGTTGGACTTTTTCCTGCACAATAGTTTTGCAGTTGTGCTcctcttgttctttcttttccaaTTAAATATG GTTGCTTTTGCCTTCTTGCTTGCGGCTTTCCTTACCAAATCATCAGCATCGACGACTGTGGGTTTCTCCACATTTATCATTGGCTTCGTGACTCAG CTCGTTACACAATTTGGATTTCCCTACAGTGACACATACAGTAAAAAGTATAGGATCATTTGGTCTTTTTTCCCTCCTAATCTCCTCGCCAAAGCACTCTCTCTGCTTTCAGATGCTACAAAAACTCCTGAAGATCATGGGATCAGCTGGAGTGCACGAGCAAAATGTCCACCATCATCGCCAAATTGTTTGATGACTATT GATATGGTATATATCTGGCTTTTGTCAACATTCTTTCTGTGGTTATTTTTGGCTATCTACTTCGACAATATAATCCCAAATTCAGCAGGTGTGAGGAAGTCATTATTTTACTTTCTGAATCCTGGGTACTGGACAGGAAAAGGTGGAGGCAAGGTTGAAG AGGGTGGAATTTTTAGTTGCGCTGGTTCAATTCCACCAGTGGACTATGTTACTCCAGAGGATCAAGACGTTCTTGATGAGGAAAATGTTGTAAAGCAACAATTCAATGAAGGTGTAGTTGATCCCAATGTTGCTGTTCAGTTACGTGGTCTTGCGAAGACATATCCTGGGACAACAAATATTACTGGTTGCTGTAAATGCAAAAGGACTCCACCTTACCATGCCATTAAG GGTCTGTGGATGAACCTTGCAAAGGATCAACTATTTTGCCTTCTTGGACATAATGGTGCTGGAAAAACTACGGCAATTAGTTGTTTAACAGGCATTTCACCAGTGACAGGCGGAGATG CACTGATTTATGGATATTCTGTTCGAAGTGCTGTTGGTATGTCAAGTATCCGAAAAATGATAGGAGTTTGTCCTCAG TTTGACATTCTTTGGGATGCCTTAACTAGTGAAGAGCACCTCCATCTCTTTGCTAGCATCAAAGGCCTGCCTCCTGATTCAATCAGCACG GTTGTTCCTGAGTtactagcacatgtgaagcttACCAAAGCAGCGAAAGTAAGATCTGGGAGTTACAGTGGAGGTATGAAGCGCCGGGTTAGTGTTGCAATAGCCCTCATTGGTGATCCAAAATTGGTTATCTTGGACGAGCCG ACGACTGGAATGGATCCAATTACCAGGAGGCATGTATGGGATATCATACAGGATGCAAAGAAAGGGCGAGCCATTGTCCTAACAACTCACTCAATGGAGGAAGCTGACATTTTAAGTGATCGCATAGCAATCATGGCAAAAGGAAGGCTTCGTTGCATAGGTACCTCAATCAGATTAAAGTCGCGATTTGGAACAGGTTTTATTGCAACTGTGACCTTCCTTAATGGGGATGAAGTTAAAAAGACCGAAACTCATCATCATAGGGCTGTGAAGGATTTTTTCCAACAT CATTTGAATGTGGTGCCCAAAGAGGAGAATAAGACCTTCATGACTTTTGTTATTCCTCATGATAAAGAGCAACTGTTAGCA AATTTCTTCACAGAGcttcaaaataaagaaaaagaatttggCATATCAGACATTCAACTTGGCCTTACAACTCTAGAAGAAGTGTTTATGAATATTGCGAAGCAGGCAGAACTAGAAAGTGCTCTTGCTGAAGGGAACTTGGTAACTCTAACATTAAATTCTGGAGCCTCACTTGAG ATACCAAAAGGATCTAGATTTGTTGAAGTTCCTGAAACAAAATCCACAGAGAATCCTGGAGGTGTCATGGTTGAAGTATATTGGGAGGAAGATGATTCAGGCAACATCTTTATTTCTGGTCACTCATCTGAAACTCCAATAACACCAAATATTCAATCTATGGTCGCTCCTACACTCACTAACCCTACAAGTTTTGGAAGAACTGAACCCATGCACGGATTTGGGATTGATCATAAATAA
- the LOC122076506 gene encoding protein IQ-DOMAIN 31-like, producing MGKSPGKWIKTLLFGKKASKSSLSKGREVLQTANENETLVAAKALGVESAVDHPLISLVTPGTTDGNGGNLALENVVPSNLQRDGKVLPGNQDPDTQGTTGPEAANDPERIKQEQAATKVQAAFRGYLARRAFRALKGIIRLQALIRGHLVRRQAAATLRCMKGIVRFQALVRGRRIRISDTGLEVHSKRNERKALEAKHLEPIRVNIDRRTEKLLANVFAIKLLASISTAMPLHLQYGPGEPNSAWNWLECWTSTCFWEPLPQAKKNADVKRQARQRHFQSAETEPGRSKRSVRKIPAAKVDNGSIHSTSESGKPKRSLRKVTSHPVESAPEHPQAELEKVKRTLRKVSSSITEASDRIEAVIEKPKRVLRKVSCHAAADTSDHGTGDSSEKITKDTIVEAPKMPDVEATQIPLTLDEPVENTTVTNQDEGGVQALERSVLGENIPAANGELNSKEDHNSNGNKKSSRRASFPAKQEYPENGLQNTPTLPSYMAATASAKAKLRAQGSPRFGQDGVEKDDFTRRHSLPSSTNGKLNSLSPRTQKPVHGSGKGGVRDRSLLSLGDGNDKVVQADWRR from the exons ATGGGCAAGTCCCCGGGGAAATGGATCAAGACACTTCTATTTGGAAAGAAGGCATCGAAGTCTAGTTTGTCAAAAGGACGGGAGGTTTTG CAAACTGCAAATGAGAATGAGACTTTGGTTGCTGCCAAGGCCTTGGGTGTTGAATCAGCTGTGGATCATCCATTGATTTCACTGGTGACACCCGGTACAACTGATGGAAATGGGGGAAACTTGGCGTTGGAAAATGTGGTGCCTTCCAATTTACAGCGTGATGGTAAGGTATTGCCCGGAAATCAGGATCCAGATACGCAAGGAACCACAGGTCCTGAGGCAGCAAATGATCCAGAGCGAATCAAGCAAGAACAAGCTGCAACAAAGGTGCAGGCTGCTTTTAGGGGTTATTTG GCTCGTCGGGCATTTCGAGCTTTAAAGGGCATCATAAGGCTGCAGGCTCTTATCCGAGGGCACCTTGTGAGGAGGCAAGCTGCTGCTACGTTACGCTGTATGAAGGGGATTGTAAGGTTTCAGGCACTAGTTCGTGGTCGAAGAATCAGAATTTCTGATACTGGTCTTGAGGTGCACAGCAAACGCAATGAGAGAAAAGCTCTG GAGGCTAAGCACTTGGAACCAATTAGAGTGAATATAGATCGACGTACGGAGAAGCTGTTAGCAAATGTTTTTGCTATTAAG CTTCTTGCTTCTATATCCACTGCAATGCCGCTTCATCTTCAATATGGTCCCGGGGAACCTAATTCAGCTTGGAACTGGCTTGAGTGTTGGACTTCTACCTGTTTTTGGGAACCACTTCCACAAGCAAAGAAGAATGCTGATGTAAAACGTCAGGCAAGGCAGCGTCATTTTCAAAGTGCAGAAACCGAACCAGGGCGGTCAAAACGTAGTGTCAGGAAGATCCCTGCTGCAAAGGTTGACAATGGATCAATCCATTCTACTTCTGAATCTGGAAAACCCAAACGTAGCCTGAGGAAAGTAACAAGCCATCCTGTAGAGTCAGCTCCGGAACATCCCCAGGCTGAGCTTGAAAAGGTCAAGCGCACTCTGAGAAAAGTTTCTAGCTCCATAACTGAGGCTTCTGATCGGATAGAGGCTGTGATTGAGAAGCCAAAGCGTGTTCTCCGAAAAGTGTCATGCCATGCAGCTGCTGATACTTCAGACCATGGCACAGGTGATTCTTCTGAGAAGATAACGAAAGATACAATAGTGGAGGCACCGAAGATGCCTGATGTGGAAGCAACTCAAATACCGCTTACCTTAGATGAGCCAGTTGAGAATACTACTGTGACAAATCAAGATGAAGGGGGTGTGCAAGCTTTGGAGAGAAGTGTGCTAGGTGAGAATATTCCTGCAGCAAATGGGGAATTAAACTCTAAGGAAGATCACAATAGCAACGGAAACAAGAAAAGCAGCAGGAGAGCCTCCTTTCCAGCAAAGCAGGAATATCCTGAGAATGGCTTACAAAACACCCCAACATTGCCAAGTTATATGGCAGCCACTGCATCTGCTAAGGCGAAGCTTAGAGCACAGGGTTCCCCAAGGTTCGGTCAAGATGGGGTTGAGAAGGATGATTTCACAAGGCGGCATTCTCTGCCTTCTTCTACCAATGGGAAATTGAACTCACTTTCACCACGAACACAGAAACCGGTTCATGGAAGTGGAAAAGGTGGAGTTCGAGACAGATCACTTTTGTCTTTGGGGGATGGTAATG ATAAAGTTGTGCAAGCAGACTGGCGGAGGTGA